Within Amedibacterium intestinale, the genomic segment TTTTCATTCATATCTGCAGCATTTTTTAATGTTGTATACATTCCTGTTTTCAAATTTACTCGATAAATCGCATAAAAAGAATCAGAAAGTATAGAAACTGTTCTATCTGCTTCTTTTATTTTTCTGCTATGCAAGATATCTCGTACAAACATAAACAAAAGAATCAGTATTAAAATGCCTCCAACAGCAAGAAGTCCATACATTAATACATTGCTTTCCCCCAGCAGCAACGTATCAAAAGGAATCGTCATAATGATCATCCAGCCATTTTCCATCTGTGAATAATAGACTCCTCTTCTTTCATTATTAAAATCTTTAAAACTGTCATCATAAGAGGAGAAATACCCCTTCTGCACATTAGCAAATAAGGTATGTGCATATTCATCAAGTTTTTCTGATGGTTTATTCCAAGGCGTTTTGGCATAAATCAAATGTCCTTTTGAATCACACAAATATAAAGCATTCCCTTCAATCTCTTCTGTAAGAGCATTTCTTAACCCCTGTAACTTTGAAGGATAAATATCCATCGCAAGAACAGCTCCCTCATCTTCCAATGCTATACTGGAAGTGATGATAGATTCCTTTGTTATCGCATCTTCATAAGTATCTGTAAAAACAACCTTTCCTTTATCAGTCATAGCCATCTGATACCACTCTGTATCTTCATACTCATAAGAATTATCCCCTTCCCAAGGGGTAACAGCGATAATTTTTCCACCAATAACAGCATAAGGATCAATAACTTTATCCCCATATAGTTTCGTTATCTTTTTAAAATAATCAACCATCCAGTTTTGAATTTCCTTATCATCTGCACCTGATCGTATCAGTTCATTTACATATTGAGAACCAATATCAAGATAATCTTCAAACATCCTCATTTGTGCCTGCTGCTCTGTCGCATAGCTTTGTGTCAAAGCAGTTCCAAGACTTTGTGCATTTTTCAACATCTTATCCCGCACAAAATAAAGACTGCTTATAATGATCAATAAGGTAATAACGATTGTCATCGCATTTAAAACGGTGCTCCAAGAATAGTTGGGGTAAGCTGAAATGAAACTTTAAGAATTCAAGTGGCGGCATATACCCCAAAACGGTTTGAAGCCCACTTGGGAGCTGGTAGCTTGTTTAGCTGCCTGGCTCCTTTTTTGCTGTCATGTGAACACTTCCGTCATCCTTATTGATTTCAAATGTAATGCCTTTTTCTAAGACCAGCATACATCGGTTTCTAAACCTTTCCCAATTTGTATACCCATTTGCTGCTTTGGTTATCAGCTTGATTACTCCATTGCGGTTTTCCATCAATGCATTATTGATCCTTTTCTTCTCTACAGTGATTTCTCCTGTTTCTTTCGATATTCTGTATACAGCTTTTGATACAGTGAAAGAATTGATGATCTCTTTCTTCCAGTTAAACATCGTATAGCTGAATTTGACCATTTCGTCAATTCCACTTTCCCGTAGTTTTTTAATCAATGCATTTAGAGCTTCAGGTGCTGTATCCAGTGTATTCGTAATATAAAAATCCGTAACTTCATCCTTTAATTCCCATGCCTTGCTGATATCCGGATGAATAGATGTCAGTTTTATGGCTATGTCATATGGATTCATGTACTTTTTGAAGTGCTGATTGTAAGTTTTCTTTCTATTGATGTCAAAAAGCCTTTTCTTGTCCGGTCCTTTTGAACGTATATAGTGCTTGAATAAAAGGTTGTTATGGTGCTTCAGTAAATAATACGCATCCTGCTGTTCCTGTGTCCTGTGCTTTGTGTTTATGCATCTGTATTGATTCATGATCCTTAAGCGAACGGAATCCATACGTCGATGCAGTTCCTGTGCGATATGATAATGGTCTACCACATGGATCGCATGAGGGAAATGCTTCTTAAATATCCTTCGATATGGCTCATACATATCCGTAACTACATAATGGACACCTTTCTTTTCGTATTCAGGAATCTTTGAATAATATTTGTCCAGATATTCATATCTTCTGCTTGGGAGGATATCGACAGGCTGACCATTTTGCTGGTTGATGATGACACAGACATATTTGCTTTCCTCTGTTTTGGAATGAAAAGCATAATTTTCATCAGTGGAGAGGACGGCAGGAAGCTTAGCCCTGGGTATATTTACCGTTTTATCGAATATCGAAGCTACAGTAGTAGGAGATACTTTATACCTTACACCTACAGAAGTGAATGTCTGAGATGGATTTTGAAGTTCCTTAAGTATGGCAAGTACTACATTGGAGGATATCTTCATTCGATGGAACACGAATGGATTGGTTTCATAGTATGTTTTACCACATACAGGACAGATGTATCTTCTCGCATGATAGTTCAATATGCAGGACTGTTCTGTCAAAATAGAGTGATTGATCTTTTTTCTTACATATCCTTTGATTTTGACGATCTCATTCCCACAAAAAGGGCAGGAAGACCTGATGTCTTTGAGTTTTACGTCGATCAGCGTTTCTTTTTCTCTTCTGAAACAGTCACAGGATTCGATTTGGTCCGGATCAAGACTGAATATAGTACTGATCAAGGCAATATTGTGATTAGGATTATTCATAAATTACACCTCACGATCTGTTTATTGATTCAAGAATATTGTAAATGAATAAAAAACAGAAGGTTAGGAAAGCTATGTTGGTAATGCCAATAAATTGTAAAATATATTTCTGTTATTTAATGCAGAATGAATAACCTCTAAAAAAGAACTATAAGAAAGCTGCTGCTTCAGTAAACGTAGAGGCAGTCTTTTGGTAAGCTTAAGCCGATAAGAATCATCAATGATAGAATCGGTGTTTTTGTTCATCATTTTTATGAGAGTAATGAATGTATAAAGGAAATAAGGGATAATGGAGCTGGTCAAAATAGAATGAACAGAATGACAATGATTACATCTACATCTCTGAATCCTAATGGTTTCTTTTCTGCCATCAGGAAGGATGACAGTACGGTTATAGTGACCATAAAAGACCAATTCACAATTGCCACAGTGAGGGCATTGAGAATGGATGATAAAATCTTTGTTGGAATAAATAATATTTTCATAAAGTTCTTGATTCAAGACAAGATAATCATTAGAATAAAGATGTATCATAAATAGTCCTGTCAGGGACGGAAGAAGCAGAGATGGTTACATTTGGAGAGATGTCAGAGCATCCTGCTTTTTTTATGTCTGTCTGATTTTTCCTTTCATAGTAAGTATAACAAAAAAAGCCCCAAAATGTTTGGGAGCTAAAAACAGGCAGGCTAGCTCATTACCCCATATAAAATTAAAGAATGGGCTAACCCTAACTATTCTTATATAATCTTTAAAACAATCGAACCGGCTGCTTTTCTTTTTCCCAATTTAAATCCCATCTTTCTTTATAAAGTCTTTTGAAATTCCGTTAAAACAGAAATCATGTTGCTGTAGATTCCTTCTATTTCTGGAAATATAGCTTCTGCCTGTTCTATCTTATTTTCTTTTAAAGCATCTGCTAAATTTGCACTCATGCTTCCAAGTTTTGAAAATCCAAGATTAGAACAGATTCCTTTCAATGTATGACTTGCTCTATAAGCAGCTTCATAATCTTTTTCTTTCCATGCTTCCACAAGCATTCCATAATTTGGATCATCTAAAAATTTCAAAGCATATTTTACAATCAGTTTTTCCAGCTGCAAACGTGCCAATACTTCATTATAATTCTCTCCCATAGCTTCATAGCACTCTTTTATTATCATCTTCTTCATCTCCTTCAAACCAGACACTTACACGATTTCTTGTTTTTTTAGCCTCATACAGCATCTTATCCGCTTCCTGCAGCAAATATTCTACTGAACAAGATCCAAAAGCACACCCAATACTGCAAGTCCGTTCTATGCCAGTATTTTTAAGCAACGTATTTTGTATGTTCAAGCGAATCTGATTTAAACGCATTTCTACGATGCTTCTTGAAATCTCGCTAAACATAATAATAAATTCGTCTCCGCCATAGCGAATAACCATATCTTTACTACGTACACTTTCTAACATTACTTTAGAAGTCTCACTTAATATAACATCTCCTACAAAATGTCCATATTTATCATTTACATTTTTAAAATAATCTAAATCGACCATCGCAACAGCACAAATATTTTTATCTCTATACATTCGATCTTCTAAATATCGGCGATTGTATACACCGGTTAACTCATCTGTATATAATTTTTTCTGCAGATCTTCAATAGACTGCGACATATTGGTTTTTCCATACAAGGCTACTTCAAAATTTTCTTTGATTTTAGATACCAGCTCCAATACATACGGATTTCCATCCACTTCCATATATTCTGATATCACATAATAAAATTCATTGTTAACATACTCAAATTTTGTTGTACTGGATTTTGATGCCTTTGCTTTATGGGAAGTACAGTTTTGACATTTTCCCGTTCGTTCCCAAAGGGAATAACAAGAATAAGGGGAAGTATGAATATTATTTTTTTCATCAATACTAATAATTTTATTTGTTTCTACATCTACAAAACGAACTACATCAAAAACTTTTTTTAGTTCCTCCACCATTGTTCTTGCCTGTGCAAAGCTCATTTTATAATACTCTTCTTTCGTATTTACACCATTAATAGAAAATACCTGCTGCTTATCTTCTACGTTTCTTTCCTGATTAATGATTCCTACAACTCCTGCAAATTCTGCTTTTGTTTTCATCAACCACATCGTTCGGCAGATACAATGACAGATTTTTTCTTCTCCATCAATTGTTAAATTGCATTCAAATTCAAAGTCTGGCTTTTCACATGTTGTGTTTTTCGCAAGTTCAATAAACTCTTCCAAGGCTTTCTTATGTTCCTCTGATATAATTCCTTTATTAGATAATGGATTCAATACTACTTCAGGTGCATTTAGGCGTAAGGCATCTTTTTTAGAAAAGAAAATCATATCCAGATTTGCATTATAAACAAAGGTAATGTTTGATAATTTATCCGTAAAGAAACTGATTTTCTTTTGTTCTATCTCCAGCTGTTCCATCATTTGATTCGTTACAGATAACTCATCATAATTTTGTAATACCTTAACAGCATCATCAACTTCACTTGCTGCATCTGAAGGTACATACTTATACGTTTCTTCTTTCAAATCATCTTCAATATCAATAAGGGCAGCCAGCAGTTTCGGATTAAATGCTCCACATTTTCCATCTAAAATCATCTGCATTGCCTCTTCATGTGGAATC encodes:
- a CDS encoding ISL3 family transposase, with protein sequence MNNPNHNIALISTIFSLDPDQIESCDCFRREKETLIDVKLKDIRSSCPFCGNEIVKIKGYVRKKINHSILTEQSCILNYHARRYICPVCGKTYYETNPFVFHRMKISSNVVLAILKELQNPSQTFTSVGVRYKVSPTTVASIFDKTVNIPRAKLPAVLSTDENYAFHSKTEESKYVCVIINQQNGQPVDILPSRRYEYLDKYYSKIPEYEKKGVHYVVTDMYEPYRRIFKKHFPHAIHVVDHYHIAQELHRRMDSVRLRIMNQYRCINTKHRTQEQQDAYYLLKHHNNLLFKHYIRSKGPDKKRLFDINRKKTYNQHFKKYMNPYDIAIKLTSIHPDISKAWELKDEVTDFYITNTLDTAPEALNALIKKLRESGIDEMVKFSYTMFNWKKEIINSFTVSKAVYRISKETGEITVEKKRINNALMENRNGVIKLITKAANGYTNWERFRNRCMLVLEKGITFEINKDDGSVHMTAKKEPGS
- a CDS encoding DUF6431 domain-containing protein, coding for MIHLYSNDYLVLNQELYENIIYSNKDFIIHSQCPHCGNCELVFYGHYNRTVILPDGRKETIRIQRCRCNHCHSVHSILTSSIIPYFLYTFITLIKMMNKNTDSIIDDSYRLKLTKRLPLRLLKQQLSYSSFLEVIHSALNNRNIFYNLLALPT
- a CDS encoding Hpt domain-containing protein — encoded protein: MIIKECYEAMGENYNEVLARLQLEKLIVKYALKFLDDPNYGMLVEAWKEKDYEAAYRASHTLKGICSNLGFSKLGSMSANLADALKENKIEQAEAIFPEIEGIYSNMISVLTEFQKTL
- a CDS encoding diguanylate cyclase — its product is MKDKVLIVDDSELNREFLSDILEDDYELLLSENGFDALIQMKNNLNDIALVLLDLVMPEMDGFKVLSYMKKYNWIQDIPVVIISSDFSAENIEKAYELGAEDFINRPFNVSIVKRRVSNLITLYAKQKKLKNIVTQQIYEKEKRSNLMISILSHIVEFRNGESGLHVLHINNITEKLLHSLVRNHEDIRLSSSEIALIRTASSLHDIGKISIPTEILNKPGRLTQEEFEIMKTHSQIGSDMLSSLKLGKKDPLIQVSYEICRWHHERWDGRGYPDGLKGDEIPLSAQVVSLADVYDALTSERCYKKAIPHEEAMQMILDGKCGAFNPKLLAALIDIEDDLKEETYKYVPSDAASEVDDAVKVLQNYDELSVTNQMMEQLEIEQKKISFFTDKLSNITFVYNANLDMIFFSKKDALRLNAPEVVLNPLSNKGIISEEHKKALEEFIELAKNTTCEKPDFEFECNLTIDGEEKICHCICRTMWLMKTKAEFAGVVGIINQERNVEDKQQVFSINGVNTKEEYYKMSFAQARTMVEELKKVFDVVRFVDVETNKIISIDEKNNIHTSPYSCYSLWERTGKCQNCTSHKAKASKSSTTKFEYVNNEFYYVISEYMEVDGNPYVLELVSKIKENFEVALYGKTNMSQSIEDLQKKLYTDELTGVYNRRYLEDRMYRDKNICAVAMVDLDYFKNVNDKYGHFVGDVILSETSKVMLESVRSKDMVIRYGGDEFIIMFSEISRSIVEMRLNQIRLNIQNTLLKNTGIERTCSIGCAFGSCSVEYLLQEADKMLYEAKKTRNRVSVWFEGDEEDDNKRVL